A region of the Leptospira venezuelensis genome:
ATCCGCCGAAAGAAAGGCTTATTTCCAAAAAGTGGATCTGGATACTGGACTCGGTATCGTGCTTCTTCCTGAAAATTATGGTAGAACGAAAAAGGTATCCCCGATCGCAATATTAGAAGAAGGAACAAGAACGCAAGGAGCATGTTCTTCCTTCTTTACAAACTTTGAATGGGGAAGTTTAGAATTTTCCAAATCAATTCTGCCTCTCTCCAAACTTTCCAGAAAAGAAAACCAAGACGGAACCAGGAGTTTTCTTTTTGCAGGTAAGAAAGTTTGCGGATTTACTGATGGAACATGGAATGCAGGAGCTGATCTTCTTCGTAGATTTTATCAGAGTAGATTTTCTTCTGCTTCTCCATTTCCTCACCCAGGTTTCTCCGCAGAAGGTTCTTTAACACCTGCCGAAGAAGATTATTATTTTCCGAAAGGTAGTGTTGGGGCGGTAGTTTCAGAAGTTCTTCCTGGAATTGGCCCGATGCATAATCTATTTCCAGGAGATGCAGTTCTTTCCGTGAATGGAACTCCGGTTGCTTCTAAACAAAAACAAGTACTGTATGATATCCTGCTCAGTAAAGGTGGGTCTTATCTAAATTCTGGAGAATGGGTCACTCTTTCCTTGTATCGTGACGGCAGAAAAAGAGAGATACGTTATCAGCTAAGACCGTATAACGAAGATTCTTTTTTAATCCCTGAAAGTTCTGACAAGATTGCTCCTAAATATATTATTGCTGGCGGATTACTTTTCACTGAACTTACTCATACATATTTAAAAGAGTATGGAGAAAAATACAAATCCACAAGCGATCGAAAGTTAGTATATTTAGCAGAAAGTTATTCTAAAAAACTTCATCCGGAAAGGAGTCGTATCGTGTTACTTTCCAGAGCATTTCC
Encoded here:
- a CDS encoding PDZ domain-containing protein, producing MRSYKLVFLLLFCLGFFENIEAKADSEFSLLVHFRKYSHHNPFQKGTPYQKRIPAIRVDERTALALLKPGEVPLFAEIHPEESAERKAYFQKVDLDTGLGIVLLPENYGRTKKVSPIAILEEGTRTQGACSSFFTNFEWGSLEFSKSILPLSKLSRKENQDGTRSFLFAGKKVCGFTDGTWNAGADLLRRFYQSRFSSASPFPHPGFSAEGSLTPAEEDYYFPKGSVGAVVSEVLPGIGPMHNLFPGDAVLSVNGTPVASKQKQVLYDILLSKGGSYLNSGEWVTLSLYRDGRKREIRYQLRPYNEDSFLIPESSDKIAPKYIIAGGLLFTELTHTYLKEYGEKYKSTSDRKLVYLAESYSKKLHPERSRIVLLSRAFPDEKNRAYQEFQDLILESVNDKVVDSVEGLKTAISENKDEFLIFRFSGNKLAVFDKSELKSLDERIKSLYSLDSLDNIR